The Lutibacter sp. Hel_I_33_5 genome has a window encoding:
- the dnaE gene encoding DNA polymerase III subunit alpha yields MYLIFDTETTGLPKSWNAPITDTDNWPRAIQIAWQLHDEMGILLESNDFLIQPDGFNIPYDAERIHGISTELAQEQGISLSEGLDAFNNALQKTKFIVGQNVGFDINIMGCEFHRLGVESNLTSLPLLDTCTEKTAFLCQLPGGRGGKFKLPTLTELHKHLFGIPFSDAHNATADVEATTRCFLELIRLREYTKEQLDVDQSYFKNYSEANPKPIRLIGLKHINLKKESDKIRKRLEKTLNKEITETSSEEIEALKDATFAHLHNHSQYSVLQSTTQIGNIVKAAANDNMSAVAITDTGNMMAAFHFVKEVINHNKSAGKPLKAIVGCEFNVCENHLDKTKKDNGYQIVLLAKNKKGYHNLAKMSSIAFVDGFYYIPRIDREIIKKYKEDVIVLTGSLYGEVPSKILNVGEKQAEDALLWWKEEFGDDFYIELMRHNQQDEKIVNETLLKFAKKHDVKTVATNNTFYLNKEDANAHDILLCVKDGEKQATPKGRGRGYRYGLPNDEYYFKSSEEMKKLFADVPDSIINIQEVVDKIEPFVLARDVLLPAFDIPTEFQDKEDEKDGGKRGENNYLNHLTYVGAKKRYGELTEELKERLDFELEVIEKTGYPGYFLIVEDFIREARKMDVSVGPGRGSAAGSVVAYCLWITNIDPIKYDLLFERFLNPERVSMPDIDIDFDDEGRSRVMDYVINKYGANQVAQIITYGTMAAKSSIRDTARVLDLPLFEADRIAKLIPGIKLKNIFGDDDKSKGKVAALRSEEKQLVEELRTISYGNDLASETINKATILEGSVRNTGIHACGVIITPSDITNYVPVALAKDSDMYVTQFDNSVVESAGLLKMDFLGLKTLTLIKDTVKIVKAKHDVDLDPENFPLDDEKTYELFQRGETVGIFQYESPGMQKHMRSLKPTVFEDLIAMNALYRPGPMEYIPSFINRKHGTEDIEYDLPAMEEYLSETYGITVYQEQVMLLSQKLADFTKGEADVLRKAMGKKQAAVLAKMKPKFVEQASANGHDAEKLEKIWKDWEAFASYAFNKSHSTCYAWIAYQTAYLKAHYPAEYMASVLSNNMKDIKTVSFFMEECRRMGLDVLGPDINESYSKFSVNKEGAVRFGMAAIKGVGSSAVKAIIEERKENGNYTSIFDVAKRVDLRVANKKAFEGLVLAGGFDSFEQTHRAQYYVMDEKEIPFIERVLKFGNKYQENQNSSQVSLFGEASEVQFDEPMIPLCDTWGTMELLAKEKEMIGMYISAHPLDDFKNELKFCNANLSAFKSDLSKYIGANLAFAGIIADVQHRVSKAGKGWASFFIEDYNENHEFRIFGEDYLKFKHFLVPNSFLYVKATIQAGWTNKEGVQGEPRIKFTDFKLLHDIMDTMCKKITIKVPVQQINEATVVGLENILNVKKGKQSLYFTIWDAEEEIELNVMSRNTKIEVSNEFLQTLDEQRINYKLN; encoded by the coding sequence ATGTATTTAATTTTCGATACCGAAACTACTGGTTTACCTAAAAGTTGGAATGCTCCAATTACGGATACTGATAATTGGCCAAGAGCCATACAAATTGCATGGCAATTACATGATGAAATGGGTATTTTACTAGAAAGTAATGATTTTCTAATTCAACCAGACGGATTTAATATTCCTTATGATGCTGAAAGAATTCACGGTATCTCAACAGAGTTAGCCCAAGAACAAGGAATTTCATTATCAGAAGGACTTGATGCTTTTAATAATGCGCTTCAGAAAACAAAGTTTATTGTTGGTCAGAATGTAGGTTTCGATATCAATATTATGGGATGTGAATTTCATAGACTAGGTGTAGAAAGTAATTTAACATCCCTCCCACTTCTAGATACCTGTACAGAAAAAACAGCTTTTTTATGCCAGTTGCCTGGCGGACGTGGAGGAAAATTTAAACTACCTACATTAACAGAGTTACATAAACATTTATTTGGTATTCCTTTTAGTGATGCGCATAATGCAACTGCGGATGTTGAAGCTACAACACGATGTTTTTTAGAACTGATAAGATTAAGGGAATACACTAAAGAACAGTTAGATGTAGATCAAAGTTATTTTAAAAACTATTCCGAAGCCAATCCAAAACCAATACGTTTAATTGGTTTAAAACACATCAACCTTAAAAAGGAAAGTGATAAAATAAGAAAGCGATTAGAAAAAACGCTAAATAAAGAAATTACAGAAACTTCATCCGAAGAAATTGAAGCTTTAAAGGACGCAACTTTTGCGCATTTACATAATCATTCTCAATATTCTGTACTACAATCTACAACTCAGATTGGTAATATTGTAAAAGCTGCTGCAAACGATAATATGTCTGCAGTTGCTATAACCGATACCGGAAATATGATGGCAGCTTTTCATTTTGTGAAAGAAGTTATCAATCATAATAAATCAGCAGGAAAACCATTAAAAGCTATTGTTGGTTGCGAATTTAATGTTTGTGAAAATCATTTAGATAAAACAAAAAAAGACAACGGTTATCAAATTGTTTTATTGGCAAAAAATAAAAAAGGATATCATAATTTAGCTAAAATGTCTTCTATTGCTTTTGTTGATGGCTTTTATTATATCCCAAGAATTGATAGAGAAATCATCAAAAAATATAAAGAAGACGTTATTGTTTTAACTGGGAGTTTATATGGAGAAGTTCCAAGTAAAATTCTTAATGTTGGCGAAAAACAAGCCGAAGATGCATTACTTTGGTGGAAAGAAGAATTTGGTGATGATTTTTATATCGAATTGATGCGTCATAATCAACAAGATGAAAAAATTGTAAACGAAACCTTATTAAAATTTGCTAAAAAACACGATGTAAAAACAGTTGCTACTAACAATACTTTTTACTTAAATAAAGAAGATGCCAATGCACATGATATTTTATTATGTGTAAAAGATGGCGAAAAACAAGCAACTCCAAAAGGACGTGGACGAGGATATCGTTATGGATTACCAAACGATGAATACTATTTTAAGTCTTCTGAAGAGATGAAAAAACTCTTTGCAGATGTTCCAGATTCAATTATAAACATTCAAGAAGTAGTCGATAAAATTGAGCCTTTTGTTTTAGCGAGAGATGTTTTATTACCCGCTTTTGATATTCCAACTGAATTCCAAGATAAAGAAGATGAAAAAGATGGTGGAAAACGAGGAGAAAACAATTATCTAAATCATTTAACTTACGTTGGTGCTAAAAAACGGTATGGAGAATTAACAGAAGAATTAAAAGAAAGATTAGATTTTGAGCTAGAAGTAATTGAAAAAACTGGGTATCCAGGATATTTTTTAATTGTTGAAGATTTTATTAGAGAAGCCAGAAAAATGGATGTTTCCGTTGGTCCAGGGCGTGGATCTGCGGCAGGTTCAGTTGTTGCCTATTGCCTTTGGATTACGAATATAGACCCTATTAAATACGACTTACTTTTTGAGCGTTTTTTAAATCCAGAACGTGTATCAATGCCCGATATTGATATAGATTTTGATGATGAGGGACGATCTAGAGTCATGGATTATGTTATAAATAAATATGGGGCTAATCAGGTTGCGCAAATTATTACTTACGGAACCATGGCTGCAAAATCTTCCATTCGAGATACTGCTAGAGTTTTAGATTTACCACTTTTTGAAGCGGATAGAATTGCAAAATTAATCCCAGGAATTAAGCTGAAAAATATTTTTGGTGATGATGATAAAAGTAAAGGTAAAGTTGCTGCATTACGTTCCGAAGAAAAGCAATTAGTTGAAGAGCTTAGAACAATTTCTTACGGAAATGATCTAGCTTCAGAAACTATAAATAAAGCAACTATTTTAGAAGGTTCAGTTAGAAATACAGGGATTCATGCTTGTGGAGTTATTATTACGCCAAGTGACATTACAAATTATGTTCCAGTAGCTTTAGCTAAAGATTCCGACATGTATGTTACCCAATTTGATAATTCAGTCGTAGAATCTGCTGGGTTATTAAAAATGGATTTCTTAGGACTAAAAACACTGACTTTAATTAAAGATACTGTAAAAATTGTTAAAGCGAAACATGATGTTGATTTAGATCCTGAAAATTTTCCGCTAGATGATGAAAAGACATATGAGTTATTTCAACGAGGAGAAACGGTAGGGATTTTTCAATATGAATCTCCAGGAATGCAAAAACACATGCGCTCTTTAAAACCGACCGTTTTTGAAGATTTAATTGCCATGAATGCTTTGTATCGTCCAGGACCAATGGAGTATATTCCTTCTTTTATTAACCGTAAACACGGAACTGAAGATATAGAATACGATTTACCTGCCATGGAAGAATATCTTTCTGAGACCTACGGAATTACGGTATACCAAGAGCAAGTAATGTTACTATCGCAAAAGTTAGCAGACTTCACCAAAGGTGAAGCAGATGTTTTACGTAAAGCGATGGGTAAAAAACAAGCTGCAGTTTTAGCTAAAATGAAGCCTAAATTTGTAGAACAAGCTTCTGCCAATGGACATGATGCAGAAAAATTAGAAAAAATCTGGAAAGACTGGGAGGCTTTTGCATCCTATGCATTTAACAAATCTCACTCAACTTGTTACGCTTGGATTGCTTATCAAACTGCCTATTTAAAAGCGCATTATCCTGCAGAATATATGGCTTCCGTTCTTTCAAATAATATGAAAGACATAAAAACAGTTTCGTTTTTTATGGAAGAATGCAGACGAATGGGCTTGGATGTATTAGGCCCAGATATTAATGAATCTTATAGTAAATTCTCTGTAAATAAAGAAGGCGCAGTTCGTTTTGGAATGGCAGCCATTAAAGGTGTTGGGAGTTCTGCTGTAAAAGCGATTATTGAAGAACGAAAAGAAAACGGAAATTACACCTCTATTTTTGATGTTGCTAAACGTGTAGATTTACGTGTTGCTAATAAAAAAGCCTTTGAAGGCTTAGTCTTAGCTGGCGGATTTGATTCATTTGAACAAACCCACAGAGCACAATATTATGTAATGGATGAAAAAGAAATTCCATTTATTGAACGTGTTTTAAAGTTTGGAAATAAATACCAAGAGAATCAAAACTCATCTCAAGTTTCTTTATTTGGTGAAGCTTCGGAAGTACAATTTGATGAACCTATGATTCCGCTTTGCGATACTTGGGGAACCATGGAATTACTAGCTAAAGAAAAAGAAATGATTGGGATGTATATTTCTGCGCATCCGTTAGATGATTTTAAAAACGAATTGAAATTTTGTAATGCTAATTTAAGTGCTTTTAAAAGCGATTTATCAAAATATATCGGTGCTAATTTAGCCTTTGCAGGAATTATTGCCGATGTACAACATAGAGTTTCTAAAGCAGGAAAAGGTTGGGCTTCTTTTTTTATTGAAGATTATAATGAAAATCATGAGTTTAGAATTTTTGGTGAAGACTACCTAAAGTTTAAACACTTTTTAGTCCCTAATTCTTTTTTATATGTGAAAGCTACAATTCAAGCAGGATGGACAAATAAAGAAGGAGTACAAGGCGAACCAAGAATTAAATTTACCGATTTTAAACTACTACATGATATCATGGATACCATGTGTAAAAAAATAACCATAAAAGTTCCTGTTCAGCAAATTAATGAAGCTACCGTTGTTGGTTTAGAAAATATTTTGAACGTTAAAAAAGGCAAACAATCTTTATACTTTACTATTTGGGATGCTGAAGAAGAAATAGAACTTAATGTGATGAGTAGAAATACAAAAATTGAGGTTTCTAACGAATTTTTACAGACCCTAGACGAACAGCGTATTAATTATAAGTTGAATTAG